The Vagococcus penaei genome includes the window TCAATTTTTCAAAAGTGACTGATATTGAAGCAGCAAGTATCATTACAACAACTGTTCCAGATGAAATTAAGCATAAATTAACGGAGTTAACGACAATCAAGGAGGTAGATTAAATGATTTACACTGTTACACTAAATCCAGCTATTGACTATGTCATTCGAGTACCTGAATTTAAGACTGACCAATTAAATAAAACAACTGAGGAATTTAAATTTCCTGGTGGTAAAGGAATTAATGTATCGCGCATTTTAAAAAATTTAGGAACGGAATCAATTAATCTAGGTTTTATTGGTGGATTTACAGGTTCTTTTGTGAAAGATGCTTTAGCTCAAGAAGACTTACGCACAGATTTTGTCGAAGTATCAGAAGATACGCGTATTAATATTAAACTAAAAAGTGATGTTGAAACAGAAATTAATGGGCAAGGACCAACTATATCGGCAGATTCCTTAGCTGAGTTGAAAGCACAGCTTGCTCGAACAACTGAAAAAGATTTAGTTGTCTTTTCGGGAAGTATTCCTAAAGGATTACCTCATGATGTTTACAATGAGTTAATTCAGGTAGTAAAAGAAAATAATGCACATTTTGTTGTCGATATTAGCAGTGATTCACTGTTTGACATTCTACCGTTTGGACCAGAATTTATTAAACCTAACCATCATGAATTGGCTGATTTATTTGATGTTACGTTTAATTCGATTGAGGACATGATTCCATACGGTAAAAAATTGATTGAGATGGGTTCTAAAAATGTCTTGATTTCCATGGGTGGAGACGGAGCACTTCTTTTCACTCAGTCAGGTGTCTATCGTGCACCAGGCTTAAAAGGGAAACTTAAAAATTCAGTAGGTGCAGGTGATTCAATGGTTGCGGGCTTTGTTAATGAGTTTGTTAAGTCAAATGATAGCATTGAAGCCTTTAAATATGGTGTAGCTGCTGGTAGTGCAACAGCATTTAGTGATGACTTAGCAACTGGCGAAGCTATTCTATCGCTCGTATCAGATGTAGCTATTGAGCAAGTAAAATAAAAAAAGAAGGACGGGTCAAAGATGAAAATTATTGATTTATTATCAACTAATTGTATGATTCTTGATTTACAAGCAACAGACAAAAAAGTTGCCATTGACGAGATGGTCACTAAGTTGTACGAATCAGGTCGGATTACAAGTAAAGAAGAATTTGAAGCAGGAATTTTAGCACGTGAAGCCCAAACTTCAACTGGACTAGGTGATGGTATTGCGATGCCGCACTCTAAAAATAAAGCAGTTAAACAAGCAACAGTTTTATTTGCTAAAAGTCCAAAAGGGGTGGACTATGAATCATTAGATGGTCAACCAACATTTCTCTTTTTCATGATCGCTGCTCCAGAAGGTGCGAACGATACACATTTACAAGCGTTGGCGAGTCTCTCTCGTTTATTACTAAATCCGATATTGATTCAAGCGTTAAAAGAGGTTGAAACAGCTGATCAAGTGATTGAATTATTTGATGCAGCGGAAAAGGAATATGAAGCAAAAGAAGCTGCTGAAGCGGTTAAAGAAGAACAAGAAGCAAAAGAAAAAGCTGGTGAACCATCAGATAAACCTTATGTTGTGGCAGTTACCGCTTGTCCAACGGGGATTGCACATACTTACATGGCTGAAGATGCGTTGAAAAATAAAGCGGCTGAAATGGGTATCGACATTAAAGTTGAAACTAATGGTTCTGATGGGGTAAAACATCGTCTGACAGCTGAAGATATTTCTCGTGCAGCAGGTGTTATTGTGGCAGCTGATAAAAATGTTGAAATGGCACGTTTTGATGGGAAACATTTAGTGAACCGTCCAGTGAGTGATGGAATTAAGAAAACAGAGGAATTACTTAATTTAGCTACTGGTGGTAAAGCGCCAATTTATCATAGTAACGGTGCTGATGACTCAGAGGAATCTGGTGAGTCAAGTAAGGGTAGTGTAGGATCACAAATTTATAAACATTTAATGAATGGTGTTAGTCATATGTTACCGTTTGTTATTGGTGGTGGGATTGCGATTGCTTTAGCATTCTTAATTGACCAAACAATGGGAGTACCGAAAGATCAGTTAGCTAATTTAGGGTCTTATCATCAAGCAGCTGCTTATTTCAAAGCTATTGGTGGTACTGCGTTTAATTTCATGTTACCGGTTTTAGCTGGTTATATTGCATCCAGTATTGCCGATAGACCAGGATTGATTGTTGGTTTTGCTGCGGGTGCCATGGCATCAACAGGGATTGCTTTGAATAACTTGGATCAACCAACTTCTTCTGGTTTCTTAGGGGCATTAGTTGGTGGTTTCTTAGCAGGATATGTTATTGTCTTCTTGAAAAAAGTTTTAGCAAAATTGCCTAAATCTTTAGATGGGATTAAAACAATTTTATTCTACCCAGTATTTGGTTTATTAATTACCGGATTTTTAATGTTATTAGTTAATATTCCAATGAGTGCGATTAATACAGGTTTAAATAATTTCTTAATGTCATTATCAGGTGCGAATGCTGCACTATTAGGAGCATTATTGGCTGGTATGATGGCAATCGACTTAGGTGGTCCAATTAATAAAGCGGCTTATGTATTTGGAACTGGTACCTTAGCAGCTTCAGTTGCGACTGGTGGTAGTGTAGTCATGGCTGCTGTTATGGCTGGTGGGATGGTTCCACCGTTAGCAATTGCAATTGCTAGTTTCTTATTTAAAAATAAGTTTACACAAAAAGAACAAGAAGCTGGTGTCACAAACTTAATTATGGGATTCTCATTTATTACTGAAGGGGCAATTCCATTTGCTGCATCTGACCCATTAAGAATGATTCCAAGTTTCGTAGCTGGATCTGTTGTAACAGGTGCCTTAGTCGGTGGCATGGGTATTAAATTAATGGCGCCACATGGTGGGATTTTTGTTATTATGTTAGTTAGTCACCCAATTATGTATTTACTATTTGTTATCATTGGTGCATTTGTTAGTGCATTTATGTTAGGATTATTGAGAAAGAAAGTCGCGTAAAATAATAAAGTAGGCAGCATAACCTAATAGAGGATATGTTGCCTACTTTATTTTAAGACAAAAGGGTGAGTCATTCGATTAAAAGTACTGTATACTAAATTTAAAGATAGTTGATTATTAGGAGGGAATATCATGGAACAAGAGCAATTAAAAGCAATAATGGGTTTAATCATTCATTCAGGTAAAGCAAAAAGTGAAGCCCATGAGGCTTTAGCAGAAGCAAAAAAAGGTCAGTTTGAGGAAGCAAATCGAAAGTTTAAATTAGCCAAAGATGCCATTAAAACAGCTCATAATCATCAAACAGAGATGCTAACAAAAGAAGCGAGTGGTGAGCAAACGGAAGTTACTTTGCTTCTTGTACATAGTCAAGACCACCTAATGACAGCCATGTCATATGTTGATTTAGTTGGTGAATTTATTGATGTCTATCACCGTTTAATGTCAGATAGTTAAGTAGTAATATAAAGTAAAAACAGATAAATAGAGAATGGTAAACGTCAATGTTATAATAGTCACGTGAAAAAGACTTTATAGTAAAGGAACTCAAATATATGAAAGACTTACAAAAAAAATTAACGCAGACTAAACTAAAAGCGCTCTTTAAAAAAATGCGAATTGGTTTGGAAAAAGAAAGTCAACGAGTAACGCCAAGTGGTGATTTGGCTCAAACGAATCATCCAAGTATATTAGGTAGCCGTGATTATCATCCTTACATTCAAACCGATTTTAGTGAAACGCAAATGGAACTTATCACACCTGTTTTTGATACAACAACAGAAATTATGAATTTTTTAGGTGCATTGCACGATGTATCAATTCGCTCAATGGAACAAGAGGAACGCTTGTGGCCTTTAAGTATGCCACCTGTTTTACCAGAGTGTGATTGTGGTATTAAGATTGCTAAATTAACTAATCAAGGAGACGTTAATTATCGTCGTTACTTAGCCAAAGTTTATGGTAAACGTAAGCAAATGGTTAGTGGGATTCACTATAACTTTGAATTCCCTAAAGAAATGTTAGAGGAATTGTTCGAGCAACAGACTGAATTTAAATCTATGGCAGAGTTGTCAACGGCTATCTATTTAAAAGTCTCTCGTCAATACTTACGTTATCGCTGGTTATTAACCTACTTGATTGGAGCATCACCGTTCGCAGAATCTGGTTACTTCACGGATGAAGAGCCAAAACAACCCGTTCGGAGTATTCGTAATAGTCAGTATGGCTACACTAATCGTCCTGAAATTCATGTGTCCTATAATTCTTTAGATACTTATGTGAATGACATCGAACGCTTAGTTGATACGGGTGCATTGATCGAAGCAAAAGAATTTTATTCGTCTGTTCGGTTACGTGGTGGCAATGATTTGGATGATTTATTAGAGTCAGGTATTCGCTACATTGAATTACGTAATATTGATCTTGATCCTTGGGCTAAATATGGTATTACAAATTGGAGTCTTGATTTTATCCATTTATTCGTTATGTTGATGTTATGGTTACCAGAAGAAAATATCTCAGATGAGATTATTAGCCAAGGAACACAATATAATGATCATGTATCATTAGAACATCCTTTAGAAAAGACAGAATTATTAGATGAAGGTGAATGGTTGCTATCTGAGATGGCTAAGATGGCGTCAGCATTAGAAATGTCTGATTATTATGTCGATATGGTTCAAACAGCTGCTGAACAACTTGCTCATCCTGAGTTGACTTTAGCAGGTCGAATTGTATCTTACTTAACCGAGCGTGGTATCACAAACGGTGAGTTTGGAACAATGCTAGCGAATGATTTCTATCAAGAAGCAACAACCCATCCTTATCAGCTAGCAGGCTACCGTCATATGGAGCTATCAACACAATTGTTTATGTTTGATGTCTTGCAAAAAGGTATTGGTCTAGAAGTTCTTGATGAGCAAGACCAATTTTTAAAATTATCGCATAAAGGACATGTTGAATACGTTAAAAATGGTAATATGACGAGTAAAGATAACTATGTTGTACCATTAATGATGGAAAATAAAATCGTGACTAAAAAAGTGTTAGCGAAAGCAGGTTTCCGCGTTCCTTTAGGGTCGGACTATAAAACGATTGAGTCAGCTATGGAGGATTATGCACAGTTTATCGATAAAGGAATTGTCATTAAGCCAAAATCAACAAATTTTGGACTGGGTATTTCAATTTTTAAAGAAGGCGCGACAAGAGAGGCTTATCGTCAAGGTTTAGAGATTGCTTTTGCTGAAGATACTGATGTATTGGTTGAAGAATTTTTATCAGGAACTGAATATCGCTTCTTTGTTGTGGATGGTAAAACTCTAGCGGTATTGTTACGCGTCCCTGCTAATGTAACAGGGGACGGGCAACATACGATACGTGAGTTAGTGGCACTAAAAAATCAAGACAGCTTAAGAGGAACCAATCATCGTTCGCCACTTGAACAAATTGAGCTTGGAACAATTGAAGCTCTCATGTTGGAAGAGCAACAATTGACGTTTGATAGTATCCCTGAGCCTAAACAAGTCGTTTATTTAAGAGAGAACTCTAATGTTAGTACGGGTGGCGACTCAATTGATGTGACAGATAGTATGCACGTTAGTTACAAAAAAATTGCTGAAGAAGCGACAAAAGCAATGGGGGCAGTTATTTGCGGAATGGATTTAATTATTCCAGATTATCAAAAAGCAGCCACCAATCACGCTGACTATGGCATTATTGAAGCTAATTTTAATCCAATGATGCATATGCACGTGTATCCTTATGAAGGAACTAGCCGACGTTTAACAATGTCTATTTTAGAGCTATTGTATCCAGAGTTACATTAGTCAGAAGAAAACAAAAAACCAAGTTGATTTATTGATAAGATAAATCGACTTGGTTTTTTAGTTTCGTTATTTAGAAGAATCAGTTGAAGCTTCTTTAGATGATTCAGTTGCTTGACTATCTTTAGATGCGTCAGATTGTTTTGTATCTTCTTTTTTCGGTAAGTAAGGAGTTAAGATATCTTTAAACTGATTATCTTTAATTTTAACATTGGCTTTGTTTAATTCATCGCCTAAAACTTTTTGTTGGAAAGCAGGATCAGCTAATTTATTTTGTTTCACAACTTCTTTTAATTGTTTTTCAAATGGTTTGTAGTCATTGCCTTTTTTCTGGTTTTTATCCATTTTGACAATGTAATAGCTTTCTGCACCAGTCATTTGGTTTTGAGCTTTGATGACATCAGATACTTGGCCATCTTCTAATTTATAAGCAGCTTCTTTAACGTTTTGAGGAATCATGACATTTTCAGGTTTAGTTGTTGCAGTTGAGTTAAACGTTACTTTACCACCATCTTCTTTAGTAGTAGTATCCTGAGATTTTTCTTTCGCAATTTTAGCAAAGTCGCCATTATCTTTAACATCTTTTAAAATTGAATCAGCAGTATCTTGCTTATCAACCATGATAATTTGAGCTTCAACATCTGGATGATATGTTTTCCAAGCTTCTTCTAAGTCTGCATCAGTAATTTTAACATGTGCTTCCATCATCGCTTTTTGAGCAAGATTAGACTTGATATTTTCTTTAAATTGTTTTGTGTCTAAGTTATATTGTTTTAACGTTTCTTCAAAGACTTTTTGCCCGCCATATTGTTTTTCAGCAGCTGAATATTCTTTGTCAATCGCTTCTTTACTAACATCTTTACCATAGTTTTCTAGGGCAATTTTGTTAAAAATCATTCCTGTTAAAACTTGTTTAGACTGCTCATCTTTTGTTAATTGAGTGTAAAATTCATCTTGAGTAATTTTACCACCCTTCATTGTTACGATGTCTTTGCCGCCACCAGAGCACCCAGCTAAAGTGATTAAGCCTAATGCAGTTGCTGCAACTAATTTAATTGATGTTTTTTTCATTTAATTCATACGCTCCTAATTCTATTGATTTTTAATTATATTCATTGTAATCAATCACGATAATAACTATAACATACTATTTATACAAAAAAAATGTTAAGATAACTAATTTCAATAAAACTTCATATAATCGTCTTTTATGTACGATTAAAAGCAAACTGTCTGATTATTTCAAGGTTTTTTGAAAGTCATCTAGTTCTGTAGTGATTTTAGTTATTTGTTGTTTGATGTCATCCAAACGTGGATTGGCTTTAAATTGAAAACGAGCCACATCTTTTTCTGTTTCTTCAATGGCTTTAGGGATCATAGTGTTCACTAAAGTTAAGACGCGTTGTACTTGATGTGACACGTTTTTTGCATCTTGTTTGATTTGGAATAAATCCTGAGTTAAATTCCGTGACGTTGTATCAACTTCTTGACGGAGTTTTTTTCCCGAACGAGGAGCTAAAAGCAAGCCTGTGCTACCACCTAATACTCCTCCAATTAATAAGCCTTTTAAAAATTTCTGAGTTGAAAATTTTTTTGATGTCATAGAGTCACGTTCCTTTTAATTAAATCAGCAATTTCTTGCATATCGTTAGGTGAGTAGTCATCAGCATGATTTGTAAAGGTTAATTTAAATCCATCAGACTCATCATATCTAGGGATTAAATGGAAATGTGAGTGGAAGACTGTCTGATAAGCTAGTTCTTTATTATTGTTAATTACGTTGAGTCCCTTCATATCAGGAAAGGCGAGTTCTAGTGCACGCGCAATTTTTGGGATTCTTGAGAAGACTTTTTGTGATAACTCTTCATCATAAGCAAAAATATCCGCAACATGTTTTTTAGGAATCACAAGCGTGTGACCTTTAGTTGTTTGGGTAATATCTAAAAATGCATAAACGTCCTCATCTTCGTACACAGTATAACTAGGTATTTCCCGGTTAACGATGTTGCAAAAAATACAGTCAGACATATAAAATACCTCCTAATAATTTAAGTAAACTTCTTTCCTTTACCTTACCATAAAAATTAATTAAAATGAAAAGAAATATCCATTTTGTTATCTAAAGGAATTGACCGAAATTATGTTATAATTAGACTACTATTATATAGATGGATTAGCGGAGGGAAAGATATGAGTTTGAAAATTGAGCATGTGACAGGTGGCTATGGACATGTCCCTGTGCTGAAAGATATTTCATTTGATGTGTCTTCGGGTGAGATGGTTGGTTTAATTGGTCTAAATGGGGCTGGGAAAAGTACTACGATTAAACACATTATTGGATTGTTGACAGCACAAAAGGGTCAAATTTCAATTGATGGTGATACGTTGTCAGCGAATCCTGAGGTCTATCGCAAGAAAATTGGCTACATTCCGGAAACACCAGTTTTATATGAAGAATTAACTTTGCGCGAGCATATTGAAGTGACGGCAATGGCCTATGATATTCCAGTTGATGAGGCATTTAAACGTGCCGAAAAATTACTGCGAATATTTCGATTGGAGAAAAAGCTTGAGTGGTTTCCTGTGCATTTCTCAAAGGGGATGAAACAAAAAGTAATGGTCTTGTGTGCCTTTTTAACACAACCGAGTCTTTATATTATTGATGAACCTTTCTTAGGTTTAGATCCATTAGCTATTAATGCGTTGTTAGAATTAATGGAAGAAATGAAAAAAAATGGTGCAGCAATTTTAATGTCAACGCATATTCTAGCGACTGCCGAAAAATACTGTGATCGTTTTGTCGTTCTTCATGATGGTGAAGTTCGAGCAGATGGTTCCATGACCGACTTGAGAACTGAGTTTCAATTACCTGACTCGTCTTTGGATGATATTTATCTTTCTCTAACTAAAGAAGAGGAGGGATAATGAATGTCAGATTTTTACCGTTTGCGTGTCAGTCGGCACCAAACTAAAATGTTAAAATACATGAAATACATCTTTAACGATCATTTTATTTTAATTTTAATGTTTGGTATAGGTGGCTTTGGTTTGTATTATTCTGAATTAGTCAAAAGTTTGACTATCAACCAATTAATGTGGGTTAAACCTCTTGTTGGCTTTATGTGGTTTGCTAGTCTATTTATCGGTAAATTAGCGACGTTATTACATGAAGCAGATCAAGTTTTCTTATTACCAAAAGAGCGTCAAATGAGTCATTACTTAAATAAAGCTCTTACGCATTCATTGGTGATTCCTTTTGTCTTACTTATACTAATGAGTGGTGTGACAATGCCAGTGCTTTTAGCAACGGGTATCCAGATGACACCCATTATCTATGGTATGTACTTACTTACGTTATGGTTATTGAAATTTAGTGATTTACAGCTAAGGCTACAATTTTTATATCAAGATACGGCTAATTCTTGGACAAAAGAACGACTGCTTTGGTGTGTAGTTGCAATAATGGCAATTGGTAGTGGCTTATACATTCAGCCTTTTATAGGGTTAGTCATTGCTGCAATCTTTAGTTTATTAAATTATGTTCTTACAAAAAATAGACTAACAACTGGAACGTTAGAATGGTCAAAAGGTTGTTCATTAGAAAAACAACGAATGAAGCAAGTTTATACGTTTATTAATTTGTTTACCGATGTTCCTGGATTAACAAGTGACGTGAAACGACGCCCTTATTTAGATAAGTTATTAGCTACTATTCCCAAAAATCAGGCGAATACCTATCGCTATTTATATGCACGAGTATTCATTAGAGGAACGGAATATAGTGGTTTAGTGTTACGTCTAATGATTATTGGTTGTGTGATTATTGGATTTAGCTCCACATCATGGATTAGTTTACTAATAGCAGCTTTATTTTTATATTTAATTGGTTTTCAGCTAGTCCCACTTTTAGGAGAGTTTGACTACATGTTGATGGCAAAACTTTACCCATTGCCATCTGAACAAAAAGTCAAAGCTGTTCGTGCTTTAATTACTAGAGTTTTAAGTGTCGTTCTTATCGTTTTTGCTTTGATTATATTCTTTGTGTTACCCGATAAGTTAACTGCACTGATGATTATTGGGGGCTTGCTGATAGAATGTCTTGTATTAAGTTGGTTATATATTCCTTATAGATTAAAAAAAATGCAGAAAGTTTCATTTTAAAAGAAACAATCAACAATATATGATATACTAATTGTCTGATTTTAAATTCTTTTA containing:
- the pfkB gene encoding 1-phosphofructokinase, translated to MIYTVTLNPAIDYVIRVPEFKTDQLNKTTEEFKFPGGKGINVSRILKNLGTESINLGFIGGFTGSFVKDALAQEDLRTDFVEVSEDTRINIKLKSDVETEINGQGPTISADSLAELKAQLARTTEKDLVVFSGSIPKGLPHDVYNELIQVVKENNAHFVVDISSDSLFDILPFGPEFIKPNHHELADLFDVTFNSIEDMIPYGKKLIEMGSKNVLISMGGDGALLFTQSGVYRAPGLKGKLKNSVGAGDSMVAGFVNEFVKSNDSIEAFKYGVAAGSATAFSDDLATGEAILSLVSDVAIEQVK
- a CDS encoding PTS fructose transporter subunit IIABC — encoded protein: MKIIDLLSTNCMILDLQATDKKVAIDEMVTKLYESGRITSKEEFEAGILAREAQTSTGLGDGIAMPHSKNKAVKQATVLFAKSPKGVDYESLDGQPTFLFFMIAAPEGANDTHLQALASLSRLLLNPILIQALKEVETADQVIELFDAAEKEYEAKEAAEAVKEEQEAKEKAGEPSDKPYVVAVTACPTGIAHTYMAEDALKNKAAEMGIDIKVETNGSDGVKHRLTAEDISRAAGVIVAADKNVEMARFDGKHLVNRPVSDGIKKTEELLNLATGGKAPIYHSNGADDSEESGESSKGSVGSQIYKHLMNGVSHMLPFVIGGGIAIALAFLIDQTMGVPKDQLANLGSYHQAAAYFKAIGGTAFNFMLPVLAGYIASSIADRPGLIVGFAAGAMASTGIALNNLDQPTSSGFLGALVGGFLAGYVIVFLKKVLAKLPKSLDGIKTILFYPVFGLLITGFLMLLVNIPMSAINTGLNNFLMSLSGANAALLGALLAGMMAIDLGGPINKAAYVFGTGTLAASVATGGSVVMAAVMAGGMVPPLAIAIASFLFKNKFTQKEQEAGVTNLIMGFSFITEGAIPFAASDPLRMIPSFVAGSVVTGALVGGMGIKLMAPHGGIFVIMLVSHPIMYLLFVIIGAFVSAFMLGLLRKKVA
- a CDS encoding PTS lactose/cellobiose transporter subunit IIA; its protein translation is MEQEQLKAIMGLIIHSGKAKSEAHEALAEAKKGQFEEANRKFKLAKDAIKTAHNHQTEMLTKEASGEQTEVTLLLVHSQDHLMTAMSYVDLVGEFIDVYHRLMSDS
- the gshAB gene encoding bifunctional glutamate--cysteine ligase GshA/glutathione synthetase GshB, with protein sequence MKDLQKKLTQTKLKALFKKMRIGLEKESQRVTPSGDLAQTNHPSILGSRDYHPYIQTDFSETQMELITPVFDTTTEIMNFLGALHDVSIRSMEQEERLWPLSMPPVLPECDCGIKIAKLTNQGDVNYRRYLAKVYGKRKQMVSGIHYNFEFPKEMLEELFEQQTEFKSMAELSTAIYLKVSRQYLRYRWLLTYLIGASPFAESGYFTDEEPKQPVRSIRNSQYGYTNRPEIHVSYNSLDTYVNDIERLVDTGALIEAKEFYSSVRLRGGNDLDDLLESGIRYIELRNIDLDPWAKYGITNWSLDFIHLFVMLMLWLPEENISDEIISQGTQYNDHVSLEHPLEKTELLDEGEWLLSEMAKMASALEMSDYYVDMVQTAAEQLAHPELTLAGRIVSYLTERGITNGEFGTMLANDFYQEATTHPYQLAGYRHMELSTQLFMFDVLQKGIGLEVLDEQDQFLKLSHKGHVEYVKNGNMTSKDNYVVPLMMENKIVTKKVLAKAGFRVPLGSDYKTIESAMEDYAQFIDKGIVIKPKSTNFGLGISIFKEGATREAYRQGLEIAFAEDTDVLVEEFLSGTEYRFFVVDGKTLAVLLRVPANVTGDGQHTIRELVALKNQDSLRGTNHRSPLEQIELGTIEALMLEEQQLTFDSIPEPKQVVYLRENSNVSTGGDSIDVTDSMHVSYKKIAEEATKAMGAVICGMDLIIPDYQKAATNHADYGIIEANFNPMMHMHVYPYEGTSRRLTMSILELLYPELH
- a CDS encoding peptidylprolyl isomerase; its protein translation is MKKTSIKLVAATALGLITLAGCSGGGKDIVTMKGGKITQDEFYTQLTKDEQSKQVLTGMIFNKIALENYGKDVSKEAIDKEYSAAEKQYGGQKVFEETLKQYNLDTKQFKENIKSNLAQKAMMEAHVKITDADLEEAWKTYHPDVEAQIIMVDKQDTADSILKDVKDNGDFAKIAKEKSQDTTTKEDGGKVTFNSTATTKPENVMIPQNVKEAAYKLEDGQVSDVIKAQNQMTGAESYYIVKMDKNQKKGNDYKPFEKQLKEVVKQNKLADPAFQQKVLGDELNKANVKIKDNQFKDILTPYLPKKEDTKQSDASKDSQATESSKEASTDSSK
- a CDS encoding YtxH domain-containing protein encodes the protein MTSKKFSTQKFLKGLLIGGVLGGSTGLLLAPRSGKKLRQEVDTTSRNLTQDLFQIKQDAKNVSHQVQRVLTLVNTMIPKAIEETEKDVARFQFKANPRLDDIKQQITKITTELDDFQKTLK
- a CDS encoding HIT family protein, translating into MSDCIFCNIVNREIPSYTVYEDEDVYAFLDITQTTKGHTLVIPKKHVADIFAYDEELSQKVFSRIPKIARALELAFPDMKGLNVINNNKELAYQTVFHSHFHLIPRYDESDGFKLTFTNHADDYSPNDMQEIADLIKRNVTL
- a CDS encoding ABC transporter ATP-binding protein, producing the protein MSLKIEHVTGGYGHVPVLKDISFDVSSGEMVGLIGLNGAGKSTTIKHIIGLLTAQKGQISIDGDTLSANPEVYRKKIGYIPETPVLYEELTLREHIEVTAMAYDIPVDEAFKRAEKLLRIFRLEKKLEWFPVHFSKGMKQKVMVLCAFLTQPSLYIIDEPFLGLDPLAINALLELMEEMKKNGAAILMSTHILATAEKYCDRFVVLHDGEVRADGSMTDLRTEFQLPDSSLDDIYLSLTKEEEG
- a CDS encoding ABC transporter permease, with amino-acid sequence MSDFYRLRVSRHQTKMLKYMKYIFNDHFILILMFGIGGFGLYYSELVKSLTINQLMWVKPLVGFMWFASLFIGKLATLLHEADQVFLLPKERQMSHYLNKALTHSLVIPFVLLILMSGVTMPVLLATGIQMTPIIYGMYLLTLWLLKFSDLQLRLQFLYQDTANSWTKERLLWCVVAIMAIGSGLYIQPFIGLVIAAIFSLLNYVLTKNRLTTGTLEWSKGCSLEKQRMKQVYTFINLFTDVPGLTSDVKRRPYLDKLLATIPKNQANTYRYLYARVFIRGTEYSGLVLRLMIIGCVIIGFSSTSWISLLIAALFLYLIGFQLVPLLGEFDYMLMAKLYPLPSEQKVKAVRALITRVLSVVLIVFALIIFFVLPDKLTALMIIGGLLIECLVLSWLYIPYRLKKMQKVSF